In Erigeron canadensis isolate Cc75 chromosome 1, C_canadensis_v1, whole genome shotgun sequence, a single window of DNA contains:
- the LOC122579057 gene encoding probable inactive receptor kinase At1g48480 — protein MKHINLLTSIILCFLCSFILQWNFAYSNLAADRAALIKFSSAVRGSTFRWNVTSPSPCNWTGVTCDNVTNRVTELRLPGDGLSGEIPLNSIGNLTQLQTLSLRNNRLSGAIPSDLEQCSDLRYLFLTNNQFSGEIPASFYRLSSLIRLDISSNSFSGEINPSFSNLTRLTHLYLEENQFTGQIPDISNNLLEFNVSRNRLNGSIPAGFERFPVNSFNDNNLCGPPLASCPNESESSKLSGGAIAGIAIGSAFGSVLIIAIIFFILRKCNKSRNSRQAVQDVASTIPASPEKPPEYNFRSPDHIMASENTGSEDSGRVENNNDELTFFEEGGFLLDDLLRASAEVLGKGIVGTTYKAYLDQGGVVIVKRLKNVCVTKKDFTKRIMVLGDLYHENLLPIKGYYFGKEEKLLVFDFMPIGSLSSILHGNMEEKSQLTLEIRSKIAFEVASGLQHLHSKNLSHGNIKSNNILLTHGFQASLSEAGLIQLVSSSTPSLSGYRAPELIDTRVASKDADVYSFGILILELLTGKDPTALLNEEGTDLPSWVQSVDESRWTNDVFDVNLVYSKDNVEMVTRLLHLGIRCASQVPRRRGSITELVKQIRKICKF, from the exons ATGAAACATATCAATCTCCTCACATCTATCATACTTTGTTTCCTTTGCTCATTCATTTTACAATGGAATTTTGCTTATTCTAACCTGGCGGCCGACAGGGCCGCCTTGATTAAATTTAGCTCTGCCGTACGAGGCagcacattccgttggaatgttacCAGCCCATCCCCATGTAATTGGACCGGGGTGACGTGTGACAACGTCACAAACCGTGTCACTGAACTCCGGCTCCCTGGGGACGGACTATCCGGAGAAATCCCATTAAACTCTATAGGAAACTTAACCCAACTTCAAACGCTTAGCCTCAGGAATAACCGACTCTCCGGAGCAATCCCATCAGACCTAGAGCAATGTTCCGATCTCCGGTATCTTTTCTTAACTAACAATCAATTTTCTGGCGAAATTCCGGCAAGTTTTTATAGGTTGTCTAGTTTAATCCGGTTAGATATATCTAGCAATAGTTTTTCCGGTGAAATCAATCCTAGTTTTAGTAATCTAACACGTCTAACACATCTTTATCTAGAAGAAAATCAATTCACAGGACAAATTCCTGATATAAGCAATAATTTATTGGAATTCAACGTTTCAAGAAACCGGTTAAACGGAAGCATACCAGCCGGGTTTGAAAGATTTCCGGTCAATTCATTCAACGACAACAATTTATGTGGACCCCCTTTAGCTTCTTGTCCAAATGAATCCGAAAGTAGTAAACTTTCTGGTGGGGCTATAGCTGGAATAGCAATCGGGTCAGCTTTCGGGTCGGTTTTGATCATTGcaatcatattttttatattaagaaAGTGTAACAAATCAAGAAACTCAAGACAGGCAGTTCAGGATGTAGCATCAACAATACCGGCATCACCCGAAAAGCCACCAGAATATAATTTCAGGAGCCCGGATCATATAATGGCAAGTGAGAATACCGGGTCAGAGGATTCGGGTCGGGTcgaaaataataatgatgagTTGACATTTTTTGAAGAGGGTGGTTTCTTGTTGGACGACTTGTTAAGAGCTTCTGCTGAGGTGTTAGGGAAAGGGATTGTTGGTACCACATATAAGGCATATTTGGACCAAGGTGGTGTTGTCATTGTTAAGAGGCTAAAAAATGTGTGTGTTACTAAAAAGGATTTTACAAAGAGAATTATGGTACTTGGAGATTTGTATCATGAGAATTTGTTGCCTATTAAAGGTTACTATtttgggaaagaagaaaagcttcttGTGTTTGATTTCATGCCCATTGGAAGCTTGTCTTCAATTTTACATG GGAACATGGAAGAAAAATCTCAGTTGACATTGGAGATTAGAAGTAAAATTGCTTTTGAAGTTGCTAGTGGACTTCAACACCTACATTCTAAAAATCTTTCTCATGGCAacatcaaatcaaacaacattcTTCTTACACACGGGTTTCAAGCATCCTTATCAGAGGCCGGGTTGATCCAACTTGTGTCATCTTCGACTCCAAGTTTATCTGGATATCGTGCACCTGAGTTGATTGACACACGTGTAGCATCTAAGGACGCAGATGTGTATAGCTTTGGGATATTGATTCTTGAACTGCTAACGGGTAAGGATCCTACTGCATTGTTGAATGAGGAAGGGACTGATCTTCCTTCATGGGTCCAGTCCGTGGACGAGTCTAGGTGGACCAACGATGTATTTGATGTGAATTTGGTATATAGCAAGGACAATGTGGAGATGGTCACCAGATTATTGCATCTTGGCATTCGCTGTGCGTCTCAAGTTCCACGTAGACGAGGTTCTATAACGGAATTGGTGAAACAAATAAGGAAAATATGCAAGTTTTGA
- the LOC122592609 gene encoding glutathione S-transferase T3-like, protein MARMNDFILIEEDVHQDDEEVEIVAETQQDDVQKDDDVQEVQDCGKKTKTKRENWTPAQEVALAQVWVQISECKKYGNEQKADGFWRRVLEHYTTLVGPTTRTIHGLTPKWKQMNATMGLFNGLYNQAKQAKGSGCNDLDIMRVAMADFKTRTKKEFPHHAAWDVVKIHDKWAEQECFQIYQDMGPSRSDSSKRKSGEYETASTGHFIPDINEDPNPPLQAATKKGKKKASASASASSTMADDISEYAKRKTRYLEEKHETDERRARQRDILFFTNSHAHITDPVM, encoded by the exons ATGGCTAGAATGAACGATTTTATTCTGATCGAGGAAGATGTTCATCAAGATGACGAAGAAGTTGAAATTGTAGCGGAAACCCAACAAGACGATGTTCAAAAAGATGATGACGTGCAAGAAGTCCAAGATTGCGGGAAAAAGACGAAGACAAAGCGTGAAAATTGGACGCCGGCACAAGAGGTTGCTTTGGCACAAGTTTGGGTTCAAATTTCCGAATGCAAAAAATATGGAAATGAACAAAAAGCGGATGGTTTTTGGCGTCGTGTACTTGAGCATTACACCACACTTGTCGGCCCGACCACACGGACCATTCATGGGTTAACGCCAAAGTGGAAACAAATGAACGCCACCATGGGTCTCTTCAACGGGCTATACAATCAAGCG AAACAAGCCAAGGGAAGCGGGTGCAACGACTTGGATATTATGAGAGTCGCTATGGCGGATTTCAAGACCCGCACCAAGAAGGAATTTCCTCACCACGCCGCATGGGATGTTGTGAAGATACACGACAAATGGGCCGAGCAAGAATGTTTCCAAATATACCAAGACATGGGACCTTCACGTAGCGACTCTTCAAAAAGGAAATCTGGAGAATATGAGACGGCCAGCACCGGGCACTTCATTCCCGACATAAATGAAGACCCAAACCCTCCATTGCAAGCGGCAACAAAAAAGGGGAAAAAGAAGGCATCCGCATCCGCATCCGCCTCTTCAACTATGGCGGATGACATTAGCGAGTACGCCAAAAGGAAGACGAGATACTTGGAAGAAAAACACGAGACGGATGAGAGGCGCGCAAGACAGCGGGACATCTTGTTTTTCACTAACTCGCATGCTCATATAACCGATCCCGTGATGTAG
- the LOC122579382 gene encoding plasmodesmata-located protein 6-like, which translates to MLQRLLLPLFLSIYSLLLSIIFFNQSVSATSPFIYGGCSQLKFTPGSPYDLNVNALFTSLVNGASVSIYNNVKISPSGSSQSNVVYGLFQCEGDLSNSICRDCVANSISQLKTICPEATGGVIQFEGCFVKYDNTSFFGVEDKTEVLKRCGPSIGYNSDALNRRDGELAYLTTTNGQYFRRGGSGSVQGVAQCVQDLSASECQDCLLEASGRLRSECETSTWGDMFLGKCYIRYLDRQHHHSSSTDNEDVDKTLAVTIGVITGVILLIVFISSLSKSCDKKGGK; encoded by the exons ATGTTACAAAGACTACTACTACCTCTCTTTCTTTCAATATACTCCTTACTACTTtctatcatcttcttcaaccaATCGGTATCCGCCACGAGTCCTTTCATCTATGGCGGATGCTCACAACTTAAGTTCACACCAGGCAGTCCGTACGACTTGAATGTCAACGCGCTATTTACTTCTTTAGTCAACGGGGCCTCTGTTTCTATCTACAACAACGTCAAAATATCCCCTTCGGGTTCTAGTCAAAGTAACGTTGTTTATGGTCTCTTTCAATGCGAAGGAGACCTTAGCAACTCTATTTGTAGAGATTGTGTGGCTAACTCCATCAGTCAGCTCAAGACAATCTGTCCTGAGGCGACTGGTGGGGTCATACAATTTGAAGGATGTTTTGTGAAATACGATAATACATCATTTTTTGGAGTTGAGGACAAGACGGAAGTTTTAAAGAGATGTGGCCCTTCAATTGGTTATAATTCAGATGCTTTGAACCGTCGAGATGGTGAATTGGCTTATTTAACAACTACAAATGGGCAATATTTTCGTCGAGGTGGGTCTGGGAGCGTGCAAGGTGTAGCACAATGTGTTCAAGACTTAAGCGCGAGCGAGTGCCAAGATTGTCTACTAGAGGCGAGTGGACGGTTGAGATCAGAGTGTGAGACATCGACTTGGGGTGATATGTTTTTAGGGAAATGTTATATTCGATACCTTGATCGTCAACACCATCACTCTTCATCAACCG ATAATGAAGATGTAGATAAAACATTGGCTGTCACAATTGGAGTCATAACTGGGGTTATTTTGCTCATTGTTTTCATATCATCATTAAGCAAGTCTTGTGACAAAAAAG GCggtaaataa